Proteins encoded by one window of Phycisphaeraceae bacterium:
- a CDS encoding TolC family protein — protein MDNLKRPRRTRVMLPGLGSTFALIALAGCQSYERVPLELADHRAALDARLAATEPISDFVERLSEAGNQVPERFDPNDGLSPAEGEVLALFYNPDLRLARLDAGVALATFETAGLWEDPQFGFDGAEILSPSGPFEYGLTLSLTIPISGRLGVEKDRAGAAYEAELRRIVDAEWSTRAAVRSAWASWSAESERLRLLREVIGQVERISAITDRLETAGELTRVEARLLRAELVETRADVAEAVFAEARARVELLGLMGLPPDAPVELLPALPPASIAEIADAIERLIEANTTLAVRRAEYQVAEETLRLEVRKQYPDITIGTGYGSEDNDDRLLLGVSIPIPILNANRAGIAEAKARREVARAAAETTFERLTRELSMARAAYDASRTQRDAFERDLVPMLDEQASEVEQLIDLGEVNTLLLLETVTRRFEAKSRLLDLRLAETDAAIEITRLLGPDEPEMPAAVEPATDDDTTSLTTPHTAARGDTPAEEASR, from the coding sequence ATGGACAATCTGAAACGCCCGCGTCGAACGCGGGTCATGCTGCCGGGCCTCGGCTCGACATTCGCCCTGATCGCGCTGGCGGGCTGCCAGTCCTACGAGCGGGTACCGCTGGAGTTGGCCGACCATCGGGCCGCGCTCGACGCACGGCTCGCTGCCACTGAACCCATCTCGGATTTCGTTGAGCGGCTCTCCGAGGCCGGCAACCAGGTGCCAGAGCGGTTCGACCCGAACGACGGGCTCTCACCCGCCGAGGGCGAAGTGCTCGCCCTGTTCTATAACCCCGACCTCCGGCTCGCTCGCCTCGATGCCGGTGTCGCACTCGCGACCTTCGAGACGGCGGGGCTGTGGGAGGACCCGCAGTTCGGTTTCGACGGGGCGGAAATCCTCTCGCCGTCGGGGCCGTTCGAATACGGGCTCACGCTGAGCCTGACGATCCCGATTTCGGGTCGGCTCGGCGTCGAGAAGGATCGGGCCGGAGCGGCGTACGAGGCCGAGCTCCGCCGGATCGTGGACGCCGAGTGGAGCACGCGGGCCGCGGTTCGCTCGGCCTGGGCGTCCTGGTCCGCGGAATCCGAGCGGCTCCGCCTGCTGCGAGAGGTGATCGGTCAGGTCGAGCGGATATCCGCCATAACCGACCGGCTGGAGACGGCGGGAGAACTCACGCGGGTCGAGGCTCGGCTCCTGCGGGCCGAGTTGGTCGAGACCCGTGCGGATGTCGCCGAGGCGGTGTTCGCAGAAGCCCGGGCCCGTGTCGAACTTCTCGGTTTGATGGGGCTTCCGCCGGACGCCCCGGTGGAGTTGCTGCCGGCGCTTCCGCCCGCGTCGATCGCCGAGATCGCCGATGCGATCGAGCGACTCATCGAGGCGAACACCACCCTCGCGGTGCGGCGGGCCGAGTATCAGGTCGCCGAGGAGACACTCCGCCTGGAAGTCCGCAAGCAGTATCCGGACATCACCATCGGCACGGGCTATGGGAGCGAGGACAACGACGACCGACTCTTGCTTGGCGTGTCGATTCCGATACCGATTCTCAACGCCAACCGGGCGGGCATCGCGGAAGCAAAGGCTCGCCGCGAGGTGGCTCGGGCCGCGGCGGAGACCACCTTCGAGCGCCTGACTCGCGAGCTCTCGATGGCCCGTGCCGCGTACGACGCCTCGCGAACGCAGCGAGATGCGTTCGAGCGTGACCTTGTGCCGATGCTCGACGAGCAGGCATCCGAAGTTGAGCAACTGATCGACCTTGGCGAGGTCAACACGCTGCTCTTGCTCGAAACCGTCACGCGACGGTTCGAGGCCAAGAGCCGTCTGCTCGATCTTCGTCTGGCCGAGACCGACGCGGCGATTGAGATCACTCGCCTGCTCGGCCCGGACGAGCCGGAAATGCCGGCTGCTGTCGAGCCCGCGACCGACGATGACACCACATCCTTAACCACACCACACACCGCGGCGCGAGGCGACACGCCCGCCGAGGAGGCATCCCGATGA